In one window of Corallococcus macrosporus DNA:
- a CDS encoding DUF1634 domain-containing protein: protein MSTESSEPPSPGETAATTATPEVIPLTPELLISQLLRGGVLLSLSLVTCGMVMTFFRHPDYFSSPDALQRLTAPDSAPHRLPDVFEGVLAVRGQSFVMAGLLVMITVPVLRVALSLGIFRAQKDRTFAAITTSVLALLLLAFLLGGVE, encoded by the coding sequence ATGAGCACAGAGTCCTCCGAACCTCCGTCTCCCGGGGAGACCGCCGCCACCACCGCGACCCCGGAGGTGATCCCACTCACGCCGGAGCTGCTCATCAGCCAGCTCCTGCGCGGGGGCGTGCTGCTGAGCCTGTCGCTGGTCACCTGCGGCATGGTGATGACGTTCTTCCGCCACCCGGACTACTTCTCTTCGCCGGACGCGCTCCAGCGCCTCACCGCACCGGACTCCGCGCCGCACCGGCTGCCGGACGTCTTCGAGGGCGTCCTGGCCGTGCGCGGCCAGTCCTTCGTGATGGCGGGCCTGCTGGTGATGATCACCGTGCCCGTGCTGCGCGTGGCCCTGTCGCTGGGCATCTTCCGCGCGCAGAAGGACCGCACCTTCGCGGCCATCACCACCAGCGTGCTCGCGCTGCTGCTGCTCGCCTTCCTCCTGGGCGGCGTGGAGTAA
- a CDS encoding response regulator codes for MSHVLIVDDERDLAELIDFNLRGAGFTTRVAFTGEAALTAAREQSPDVVLLDLMLPDLSGIEVCRHLRANPRLRDVLIVMLTAKSEEADRIRGFEVGADDYVVKPFSVRELVLRLKAILRRSASPQEGTPPLALGPLRLDVTQHRFFVEEKETPLTALEFRLLEYLMARLGRVQTREQLLEQVWGLSSALETRTIDTHVMRLRDKLGPARALLETVRGVGYRIVDPAAG; via the coding sequence ATGTCCCACGTACTCATCGTCGACGACGAGCGCGACCTCGCGGAGCTCATCGACTTCAACCTTCGCGGCGCGGGCTTCACCACCCGCGTGGCCTTCACCGGGGAGGCGGCGCTCACCGCCGCGCGCGAGCAGTCCCCGGACGTGGTGCTGCTGGACCTGATGCTGCCGGACCTGTCCGGCATCGAGGTCTGCCGCCACCTGCGCGCCAACCCCCGCCTGCGTGACGTGCTCATCGTCATGCTCACCGCGAAGAGCGAGGAGGCGGACCGCATCCGCGGCTTCGAGGTCGGCGCGGACGACTACGTCGTCAAACCCTTCTCCGTGCGCGAGCTGGTGCTGCGGCTCAAGGCCATCCTCCGGCGCTCGGCCTCGCCCCAGGAGGGCACGCCGCCCCTGGCGCTGGGCCCCCTGCGCCTGGACGTCACCCAGCACCGCTTCTTCGTGGAGGAGAAGGAGACGCCCCTCACCGCGCTGGAGTTCCGCCTGCTGGAGTACCTCATGGCCCGGCTGGGCCGGGTGCAGACGCGCGAGCAACTGCTGGAGCAGGTCTGGGGCCTGTCCAGCGCGCTGGAGACGCGCACCATCGACACGCACGTCATGCGCCTGCGCGACAAGCTGGGCCCCGCGCGCGCCCTGCTGGAGACGGTGCGCGGCGTGGGCTACCGCATCGTGGACCCGGCGGCCGGGTAG
- the pstA gene encoding phosphate ABC transporter permease PstA: protein MKHTTRKVVGLSLVSLTGLAAFVMVAMLALILLDVVRGGWSHVSWQFLSQAPSDGMMGGGIFPALFGTAALTLLMTLAVMPVGVLTAVYLHEYAPPSSLLARAVRVAVANLAGVPSIVFGLFGLGFFILFVGRGLDHALGYEELHWAQPGILWASLTLAVLTLPVVIVSTEEALRAVPQDHRTASLALGATQSQTLARVVLPGALPGILTGAVLAISRGAGEVAPILFTGAAYFLPDLPTSLNSQFMHLGYHTYVLATQSPDVEATRPLLYATVLVLLLLTFALNLVAVLIRTRTRRKAAAGH from the coding sequence GTGAAGCACACCACGCGCAAGGTCGTGGGCCTGTCGCTCGTGTCGCTCACGGGGCTGGCCGCGTTCGTCATGGTCGCGATGCTGGCCCTCATCCTCCTGGACGTCGTCCGGGGCGGCTGGAGCCACGTGTCCTGGCAGTTCCTCTCCCAGGCGCCCTCGGACGGGATGATGGGCGGCGGCATCTTCCCCGCCCTCTTCGGCACCGCGGCGCTCACGCTCCTGATGACCCTGGCCGTGATGCCGGTGGGCGTGCTCACGGCGGTGTACCTGCACGAGTACGCGCCGCCCTCCAGCCTGCTCGCCCGCGCGGTGCGCGTGGCCGTGGCGAACCTGGCCGGCGTGCCCTCCATCGTGTTCGGCCTCTTCGGCCTGGGCTTCTTCATCCTCTTCGTGGGCCGGGGGCTGGACCACGCGCTGGGCTACGAGGAGCTGCACTGGGCCCAGCCGGGCATCCTCTGGGCGTCGCTGACGCTCGCGGTGCTCACCCTGCCCGTCGTCATCGTGTCCACGGAAGAGGCGCTGCGCGCCGTGCCGCAGGACCACCGCACCGCGAGCCTCGCGCTGGGCGCCACCCAGTCGCAGACGCTGGCGCGGGTGGTGCTGCCGGGCGCGCTGCCGGGCATCCTCACCGGCGCGGTGCTGGCCATCTCCCGCGGCGCGGGCGAAGTGGCCCCCATCCTCTTCACCGGCGCCGCCTACTTCCTGCCGGACCTGCCCACGAGCCTGAACTCGCAGTTCATGCACCTGGGCTACCACACGTACGTGCTGGCCACGCAGTCGCCGGACGTGGAGGCCACCCGCCCGCTCTTGTACGCGACGGTGCTGGTGCTGCTCTTGCTCACCTTCGCCCTGAACCTGGTCGCGGTCCTCATCCGCACGCGCACGCGCCGCAAGGCCGCGGCCGGCCACTGA
- a CDS encoding porin — MRPLLVAFSLLTSSAAMAQAATSQEALPTPPASEPREAVEPSATAPQQPAAPQPPRANAPTVPEASPSIDERLTADEHRVEALEEQNTETKNDLSALKKLRFSGYVQGRYQYQQDLDDSGAGGYSRFGIRRGRLKATYTTDLTQFMLQIDAVPTGVALRDAEATLFVPGTKQQLSVTLGQMKWPFGYEGPQSSSDREFPERSRVVRNMLPSERDRGAKVNARYKFLRLAVGVFDGAGIDSGTTQDNDKEKDVIAHLGFDLKWLAGGVSGWYGHALGRLPSDTFRHAYDRSRIGADLQAYFDVVPLGGTSLKGEFIAGRTYGAANNAAHLDVPAHGWYLLLVQNIGLNDAVAVRYDTFDPHNGQADLAAGELPGADNAVDTVGFVVQHHFGENLKMSATYEIPTTHAVAQALDPHDNLFTLQMQARF; from the coding sequence ATGCGCCCACTCCTCGTCGCCTTCTCCCTGCTGACCTCCAGCGCCGCCATGGCCCAGGCCGCCACCTCCCAGGAAGCCCTCCCCACGCCGCCGGCCTCCGAGCCGCGCGAGGCCGTGGAGCCTTCCGCCACGGCCCCGCAGCAGCCCGCCGCGCCGCAGCCTCCGCGCGCCAACGCGCCCACCGTGCCGGAAGCGTCCCCCTCCATCGACGAGCGGCTGACGGCGGACGAGCACCGCGTGGAGGCGCTGGAGGAGCAGAACACGGAGACGAAGAACGACCTGTCCGCGCTCAAGAAGCTGCGCTTCTCCGGCTACGTCCAGGGCCGCTACCAGTACCAGCAGGACCTGGATGACAGCGGCGCGGGCGGCTACAGCCGCTTCGGCATCCGCCGGGGCCGCTTGAAGGCCACGTACACCACCGACCTGACGCAGTTCATGCTTCAAATCGACGCGGTGCCCACGGGCGTGGCGCTGCGCGACGCGGAGGCCACCCTCTTCGTCCCCGGCACGAAGCAGCAGCTGTCCGTCACGCTGGGCCAGATGAAGTGGCCCTTCGGCTACGAAGGCCCCCAGTCCTCCAGCGACCGCGAGTTCCCCGAGCGCAGCCGCGTGGTGCGCAACATGCTCCCCAGCGAGCGCGACCGCGGGGCCAAGGTGAACGCCCGCTACAAGTTCCTGCGGCTGGCCGTGGGCGTCTTCGACGGCGCCGGCATCGACAGCGGCACCACCCAGGACAACGACAAGGAGAAGGACGTCATCGCCCACCTGGGCTTCGACCTGAAGTGGCTCGCGGGCGGCGTCTCCGGCTGGTACGGCCACGCGCTGGGCCGGCTTCCCTCGGACACGTTCCGCCATGCGTACGACCGCAGCCGCATCGGCGCGGACCTCCAGGCCTACTTCGACGTGGTGCCCCTGGGCGGCACCTCCCTCAAGGGCGAGTTCATCGCGGGCCGCACCTACGGCGCCGCCAACAACGCTGCCCACCTCGATGTGCCCGCGCACGGCTGGTACCTGCTGCTGGTGCAGAACATCGGCCTCAACGACGCGGTGGCCGTCCGCTACGACACCTTCGACCCGCACAACGGCCAGGCGGACCTCGCCGCGGGAGAGCTGCCCGGCGCGGACAACGCCGTCGACACCGTGGGCTTCGTCGTCCAGCACCACTTCGGGGAGAACCTGAAGATGTCCGCCACCTACGAAATCCCCACGACGCACGCCGTGGCCCAGGCATTGGACCCGCACGACAACCTGTTCACCCTGCAGATGCAGGCCCGTTTCTAG
- the pstB gene encoding phosphate ABC transporter ATP-binding protein PstB, which produces MEARELTLRYGSKVAIKQVSLAIPENKVTALIGPSGCGKSTFLRSLNRMNDLIPGASHDGSVFLDGRSIHDRSLDVVDLRRRVGMVFQKSNPFPKSIFENVAYGLRVGGLKDKAKLSARVEKSLRGAALWDEVKDRLDESALGLSGGQQQRLCIARALAVEPEVLLMDEPASALDPIATAKIEELIHELKSTYTIAIVTHNMQQAARVSDRTAFFYMGELVECGPTEQIFTNPHEKRTEDYVTGKFG; this is translated from the coding sequence ATGGAAGCCCGCGAGCTCACCCTGCGCTACGGCAGCAAGGTGGCCATCAAGCAGGTGAGCCTGGCCATCCCAGAGAACAAGGTGACGGCGCTCATCGGCCCGTCCGGCTGCGGCAAGTCCACGTTCCTGCGCTCGCTCAACCGGATGAACGACCTGATTCCGGGCGCCAGCCACGACGGCAGCGTGTTCCTGGACGGCCGCAGCATCCACGACCGTTCGCTGGACGTGGTGGATCTGCGCCGGCGCGTGGGCATGGTGTTCCAGAAGTCCAACCCCTTCCCCAAGTCCATCTTCGAGAACGTCGCCTACGGCCTGCGCGTGGGCGGCCTCAAGGACAAGGCGAAGCTCTCCGCGCGCGTGGAGAAGTCCCTGCGCGGCGCCGCGCTGTGGGACGAGGTGAAGGACCGGCTGGACGAGAGCGCCCTGGGCCTGTCCGGCGGCCAGCAGCAGCGCCTGTGCATCGCGCGGGCGCTCGCGGTGGAGCCGGAGGTGCTGCTCATGGACGAGCCCGCGTCCGCGTTGGACCCCATCGCGACGGCGAAGATCGAAGAGCTCATCCACGAGCTCAAGTCCACGTACACCATCGCCATCGTGACCCACAACATGCAGCAGGCCGCGCGCGTGAGCGACCGGACGGCTTTCTTCTACATGGGCGAGTTGGTGGAGTGCGGTCCCACGGAACAGATCTTCACCAACCCCCACGAGAAGCGCACGGAGGACTACGTCACCGGGAAGTTCGGCTGA
- the phoU gene encoding phosphate signaling complex protein PhoU, with translation MAATHTDKAFEQDLRNLREKLLAMGAKVETLIAHSTRALTERDSALAEQVVGADREVNRLEVDIDDLCRRILALRQPAASDLRLITTALKIVTDLERIGDLAVNIAERAMDLNQVPPLAPYVDTPKLAELAQQQVKKALDAFVSGDAAKAEDVLKGDDLLDALFLKIFNELLAYMMEDSRNIRRATALMFIAKHLERIGDHALNVAEMVIYMVRGKDVRHPRSRDLE, from the coding sequence ATGGCGGCCACGCACACCGACAAGGCATTCGAGCAGGACCTGCGCAACCTGCGCGAGAAGCTGCTCGCCATGGGGGCCAAGGTGGAGACCCTCATCGCGCACAGCACCCGCGCCCTCACCGAGCGCGACTCGGCGCTGGCGGAGCAGGTGGTGGGCGCGGACCGCGAGGTGAACCGGCTGGAGGTCGACATCGACGACCTGTGCCGCCGCATCCTCGCGCTGCGCCAGCCGGCCGCGTCCGACCTGCGCCTCATCACCACGGCGCTGAAGATCGTCACCGACCTGGAGCGCATCGGCGACCTGGCGGTGAACATCGCCGAGCGCGCCATGGACCTGAACCAGGTCCCGCCGCTGGCCCCCTACGTGGACACGCCGAAGCTGGCGGAGCTGGCGCAGCAGCAGGTGAAGAAGGCACTGGACGCATTCGTGTCCGGGGACGCGGCCAAGGCGGAGGACGTCCTCAAGGGGGACGACCTGCTGGATGCCCTCTTCCTCAAAATCTTCAACGAGCTGCTGGCCTACATGATGGAGGACTCGCGCAACATCCGCCGGGCCACGGCGCTGATGTTCATCGCGAAGCACCTGGAGCGCATTGGTGACCACGCGCTCAACGTGGCGGAGATGGTCATCTACATGGTGCGCGGCAAGGACGTGCGCCACCCGCGAAGCCGCGACCTCGAGTAG
- a CDS encoding chloride channel protein, producing MRRILRGLLGQERRFWVLVVGVGLISGLGAVALLAVLRFTQHLFWQTNTEHFLEGALASPGWRRFLVPVLGGALVTLVSLVVGQPLRGHGTAGIIESIWVKSGRLPFPRALLRGFVSILAVALGAPLGREGALLQTGAASGSALSGWLRLGPGQARVLVACGASAGIASAYNVPIGAALFGLEVLLGSFALELFGPIVVSCVVATLVSRTLIADHPSYVIPHYALTHPRELVLALLLGVLVGGASALYVRGINLTSDLLDKLPSWLTPFMPLVAMTVVGLTAIAGPYLMGNGYDSVNMALHGTLPLALLLILPLAKLAVTSLCAGAGVPGGLFTPSLFFGALLGGAFGMLVERALPGGAAPSGAYALLGMGAVLAGTTHASVSAVLMIFEMTGDYDLILPLMLAAVVAAVVSRRLEPESLYTSVLVKRDVRVPASVPHWLREEGVRSLLSPATQRVPPSATFDEVVVLLLEQPAGADLYVTDAEGRLLGVITLEALKGHLPDHSLLKATVAADVMDTGVQPITPDLSLAEVAARFGHTSLERLPVVDGRRQLLGSLSKGELLKRGRF from the coding sequence TTGCGGAGAATCCTGCGGGGCCTGCTGGGACAGGAGCGGCGGTTCTGGGTGCTGGTGGTGGGCGTGGGGCTCATCTCGGGGTTGGGCGCGGTGGCGCTGCTCGCCGTGCTGCGCTTCACCCAGCACCTGTTCTGGCAGACCAACACGGAGCACTTCCTGGAGGGCGCGCTCGCGTCGCCGGGCTGGCGCCGGTTCCTCGTGCCAGTGCTCGGCGGCGCGCTGGTGACGCTGGTGTCACTGGTCGTGGGCCAGCCCCTGCGCGGCCACGGTACCGCGGGCATCATCGAGTCCATCTGGGTGAAGTCCGGCCGGCTGCCCTTCCCTCGCGCGCTGCTGCGCGGCTTCGTGTCCATCCTCGCGGTGGCGCTGGGCGCACCGCTGGGCCGCGAAGGCGCGCTCCTCCAGACGGGCGCGGCCAGTGGCTCCGCGCTGTCCGGGTGGCTGCGGCTGGGGCCGGGACAGGCGCGCGTGCTGGTGGCGTGTGGCGCTTCAGCGGGCATCGCGTCCGCGTACAACGTCCCCATCGGCGCGGCCCTCTTCGGACTGGAGGTGCTGCTGGGCAGCTTCGCGCTGGAGCTCTTCGGCCCCATCGTCGTGTCGTGCGTGGTGGCGACGCTCGTGTCGCGCACGCTCATCGCGGACCACCCCAGCTACGTCATCCCTCACTACGCCCTCACCCACCCGCGGGAGCTGGTGCTTGCGCTCCTCCTGGGCGTGCTCGTGGGCGGCGCCTCCGCGCTCTACGTGCGCGGCATCAACCTCACCTCGGACCTGCTGGACAAGCTGCCGTCGTGGCTCACGCCGTTCATGCCGCTGGTCGCGATGACCGTGGTGGGCCTCACCGCCATCGCCGGGCCGTACCTCATGGGCAACGGCTACGACTCCGTGAACATGGCGCTGCACGGGACGCTGCCCCTCGCGCTGCTGCTCATCCTGCCCCTGGCCAAGCTGGCGGTGACGTCGCTGTGCGCGGGCGCGGGAGTGCCGGGCGGGCTCTTCACCCCGTCCCTGTTCTTCGGCGCGCTGCTGGGCGGCGCGTTCGGGATGCTGGTGGAGCGGGCGCTTCCGGGCGGCGCGGCGCCCAGCGGCGCGTACGCGCTGCTCGGCATGGGCGCGGTGCTGGCGGGCACCACGCATGCGTCCGTGTCCGCGGTGCTGATGATCTTCGAGATGACCGGCGACTACGACCTCATCCTCCCGCTGATGCTCGCCGCGGTGGTGGCCGCCGTCGTCAGCCGCCGGCTGGAGCCGGAGTCGCTCTACACGTCCGTGCTCGTGAAGCGCGACGTGCGCGTGCCGGCTTCCGTGCCGCACTGGCTGCGGGAGGAAGGCGTGCGCTCGCTGCTGTCCCCCGCGACGCAGCGGGTGCCGCCCTCCGCCACCTTCGATGAGGTGGTGGTGCTCCTCCTGGAGCAGCCCGCGGGCGCGGACCTCTATGTCACCGACGCGGAGGGGCGCCTGCTGGGCGTCATCACCCTGGAAGCACTCAAGGGCCACCTGCCGGACCACTCGCTGCTCAAGGCCACCGTGGCCGCGGACGTGATGGACACCGGCGTGCAGCCCATCACCCCGGACCTGTCGCTGGCGGAGGTGGCCGCGCGGTTCGGTCACACGTCGCTGGAGCGGCTGCCCGTGGTGGACGGACGCCGGCAACTGCTGGGGTCCCTCTCCAAGGGGGAGCTGCTCAAGCGGGGGCGCTTCTAG
- a CDS encoding phosphate ABC transporter substrate-binding protein, translated as MKKTLLSSFVAFGLAVLPLSAQAGTVTVKGSDTMVILAQRWAEAFMKKNPATKIQVTGGGSGTGLAALQNGTTDIAMSSREIKEAEEEKLRTRYNTPPTAVSVAKDGVTFYVNASNKLDALTVEQLKDIYLGDTTSWKAVGGADAPIVLYSRENSSGTYVFVKDTVLGGDDFAAAAQTLPGTAAVVNAVSKEKNGIGYGGAAYAKGIKELKVKKGNEAFAPTAENVKSGKYPLSRDLFFYLRNKPSGEAKAFIDFALSAEGQAIVTQVGYFPVK; from the coding sequence ATGAAGAAGACTCTGCTCTCAAGCTTCGTCGCCTTCGGGCTCGCCGTCCTCCCGCTCTCCGCCCAGGCAGGCACGGTGACGGTGAAGGGCTCGGACACCATGGTCATCCTCGCCCAGCGCTGGGCGGAGGCGTTCATGAAGAAGAACCCCGCCACCAAGATCCAGGTGACGGGCGGCGGCTCCGGCACGGGCCTGGCGGCGCTGCAGAACGGCACCACCGACATCGCCATGTCCAGCCGTGAAATCAAGGAGGCGGAGGAGGAGAAGCTCCGCACCCGCTACAACACGCCGCCCACCGCGGTGTCCGTGGCCAAGGATGGCGTCACCTTCTACGTCAACGCGTCCAACAAGCTGGACGCGCTCACGGTGGAGCAGCTCAAGGACATCTACCTGGGCGACACCACGTCGTGGAAGGCCGTGGGCGGCGCGGACGCCCCCATCGTCCTGTACTCGCGTGAGAACTCCTCCGGCACCTACGTGTTCGTGAAGGACACCGTGCTGGGCGGGGACGACTTCGCCGCCGCCGCGCAGACGCTCCCGGGCACCGCCGCCGTCGTCAACGCCGTGTCCAAGGAGAAGAACGGCATCGGCTACGGCGGCGCCGCGTACGCCAAGGGCATCAAGGAGCTGAAGGTGAAGAAGGGCAACGAGGCCTTCGCTCCCACCGCGGAGAACGTGAAGAGCGGCAAGTACCCGCTGTCGCGCGACCTGTTCTTCTACCTGCGCAACAAGCCCTCCGGTGAGGCCAAGGCCTTCATCGACTTCGCGCTGTCCGCGGAGGGTCAGGCCATCGTCACCCAGGTCGGCTACTTCCCTGTGAAGTAG
- a CDS encoding sulfite exporter TauE/SafE family protein, which yields MAAVLDATPFNFVAIVLCVSIGAGLLGSLLGLGGGLILIPVLTLVLKVDIRYAVGASIVSVIATSSGAAAAYVRDGLANMRVAMFLEVATVAGAVTGAMLAGMVGGRALYFLFGAVMAYSALAMLRKLREDDSPRKEPPPDALADRLGLHGSYYDVSTGGEVTYRVHRPLVGLGLMYIAGTVSGLLGIGSGALKVPAMDLAMGLPIKVSTATSNFMIGVTAAASAGIYFARGDIDPFIAGPVCVGVTLGAFAGSRYLTKLKSGSLRRLFVAVLLWVSYEMLSKGIHG from the coding sequence ATGGCCGCCGTCTTGGACGCCACTCCGTTCAACTTCGTCGCCATCGTGCTGTGCGTCTCCATCGGTGCGGGCCTGCTGGGCTCACTGCTGGGCCTGGGCGGTGGCCTCATCCTCATCCCCGTCCTCACGCTCGTGCTCAAGGTGGACATCCGCTACGCGGTGGGGGCCTCCATCGTGTCCGTCATCGCCACGTCCAGCGGCGCGGCGGCGGCATACGTGCGCGACGGCCTGGCCAACATGCGCGTCGCCATGTTCCTGGAGGTGGCCACCGTGGCGGGCGCCGTCACGGGCGCGATGCTCGCGGGCATGGTGGGAGGCCGCGCGCTGTACTTCCTCTTCGGCGCGGTGATGGCCTACTCGGCGCTCGCGATGCTGCGCAAGCTGCGCGAGGACGACAGCCCCCGGAAGGAGCCGCCGCCGGACGCGCTCGCGGACCGGCTGGGCCTGCACGGCAGCTACTACGACGTGTCCACCGGCGGCGAGGTGACGTACCGCGTGCACCGTCCGCTCGTGGGCCTGGGGCTCATGTACATCGCGGGCACGGTGAGCGGCCTCCTGGGCATCGGCTCCGGCGCGCTGAAGGTGCCGGCCATGGACCTGGCGATGGGGCTGCCCATCAAGGTTTCCACCGCCACCAGCAACTTCATGATTGGCGTCACGGCGGCGGCCAGCGCGGGCATCTACTTCGCGAGAGGCGACATCGACCCGTTCATCGCCGGCCCCGTCTGCGTGGGCGTCACGCTGGGCGCGTTCGCGGGCTCGCGCTACCTGACGAAGCTCAAGAGCGGTTCGCTGCGCAGGCTCTTCGTCGCCGTCCTGCTCTGGGTGTCGTACGAGATGCTGTCGAAGGGGATCCACGGATGA
- the pstC gene encoding phosphate ABC transporter permease subunit PstC, translated as MQEQDLAPPVALPTLSPAARRRQLKEKAIAALITAVAFTGIAALVLILVFVAKEALSLVTDAAAREEASFSKMFLPQLVRKGKPLAYVWQPVSGVPKVSMIPLFIGTLKTTAVSMLVAVPLGIFGALFAAEFAPRRLREVLKPTIELLAGIPSVVLGFFALMVMASFLQDTFGFTSRLNAVVAGLGLALAIVPVIFTVTEDALTAVPRSYREASLALGATPWETAWKVVLPAAAPGILAACVLGFGRAIGETMIVLMASGNAAIVSANLGDSVRSLSATIAAEMGEVVVGSPHYALLFFIGVELFLFTFILNMLAGVWTKKVIQRLKGGAG; from the coding sequence ATGCAGGAGCAGGACCTCGCGCCCCCGGTGGCGCTGCCCACGCTGTCGCCCGCGGCCCGGCGGCGGCAACTGAAGGAAAAGGCCATCGCGGCGCTCATCACCGCGGTGGCCTTCACGGGCATCGCGGCGCTGGTGCTCATCCTCGTCTTCGTGGCGAAGGAGGCGCTGTCGCTCGTCACCGACGCGGCGGCGCGCGAGGAGGCCAGCTTCTCCAAGATGTTCCTCCCGCAGCTGGTCCGGAAGGGAAAGCCCCTGGCCTACGTGTGGCAGCCCGTCTCCGGCGTGCCCAAGGTCAGCATGATTCCGCTCTTCATCGGCACGCTGAAGACGACGGCCGTGTCCATGCTGGTGGCCGTGCCCCTGGGCATCTTCGGCGCGCTGTTCGCCGCGGAGTTCGCGCCCCGCCGCCTGCGGGAGGTGCTCAAGCCCACCATCGAACTGCTCGCCGGCATCCCGTCCGTGGTGCTGGGCTTCTTCGCGCTGATGGTGATGGCGTCGTTCCTCCAGGACACCTTCGGCTTCACCTCGCGCCTCAACGCGGTGGTGGCGGGCCTGGGCCTGGCGCTGGCCATCGTGCCGGTCATCTTCACGGTGACGGAGGACGCGCTCACCGCCGTGCCGCGCAGCTACCGCGAGGCGTCGCTGGCGCTGGGCGCCACGCCCTGGGAGACGGCGTGGAAGGTGGTGCTTCCGGCGGCGGCCCCCGGCATCCTCGCCGCGTGCGTGCTGGGCTTCGGGCGCGCCATCGGCGAGACGATGATCGTCCTCATGGCCTCCGGCAACGCGGCCATCGTGTCCGCCAACCTGGGCGACTCCGTGCGCTCGCTGTCCGCCACCATCGCCGCGGAGATGGGCGAGGTGGTGGTGGGCAGCCCGCACTACGCGCTGCTCTTCTTCATTGGCGTGGAGCTGTTCCTGTTCACCTTCATCCTCAACATGCTCGCGGGCGTGTGGACGAAGAAGGTCATCCAGCGGCTCAAGGGAGGTGCGGGGTGA
- a CDS encoding SixA phosphatase family protein, producing MADRDLPLLLVRHAVAEDSNALGDEARALTPQGRAAFRQHAKKLTRLTPLMGIITSPLVRAVQTAELLADALGLSHVEVHPALVPMKGAARHVLKLARDVGPGWALVGHNPSLERAAALALGHALPDKLRKGCAVALRQEGREFALQWMAAPGRSLRRP from the coding sequence ATGGCCGACCGCGACCTGCCCCTCCTCCTCGTGCGCCACGCCGTGGCCGAGGACTCCAACGCCCTGGGCGACGAGGCCCGCGCCCTCACGCCCCAGGGCCGCGCCGCCTTCCGTCAGCACGCGAAGAAGCTCACGCGCCTGACGCCCCTCATGGGCATCATCACCAGCCCCCTGGTGCGCGCGGTGCAGACCGCGGAGCTGCTCGCGGACGCGCTCGGGCTGTCCCATGTGGAGGTGCACCCCGCGCTCGTCCCCATGAAGGGCGCGGCCCGCCACGTGCTGAAGCTGGCGCGCGACGTGGGGCCGGGCTGGGCGCTGGTGGGACACAACCCCTCCCTGGAGCGCGCCGCCGCGCTCGCGCTGGGCCATGCCCTGCCGGACAAGCTGCGCAAGGGCTGCGCCGTCGCCCTGCGGCAGGAGGGACGCGAGTTCGCCCTGCAGTGGATGGCGGCCCCGGGGCGCTCCCTGCGGCGCCCGTAA